From Synergistaceae bacterium, one genomic window encodes:
- the scpB gene encoding SMC-Scp complex subunit ScpB — MELLERQVEAMLFISPQPITSQELASYLGVSVQRIDKAIDCIKNVYEENHGLRILFLAGGWQIATDSSLSEVIEDFANSVSLQRVRLSRAALETLSVIAYNQPVTRSEIEEIRSVRCDRVVDTLLKHGLVRVAGRKKSVGSPLLFRTTDRFLEIFGLSSINSLPSLEELSERNELANYKDAFVNINEEIFSSDSSE, encoded by the coding sequence ATGGAGCTTCTTGAGCGACAAGTAGAGGCGATGCTTTTTATTTCCCCACAACCAATCACATCTCAAGAATTAGCCTCATATTTAGGAGTTTCAGTACAGCGTATAGATAAAGCTATAGATTGCATAAAGAATGTTTATGAAGAAAACCACGGATTAAGAATTTTATTTTTAGCTGGTGGTTGGCAAATAGCGACGGATTCAAGTTTAAGTGAGGTAATTGAAGATTTTGCAAATAGCGTTTCTTTACAACGTGTTCGCTTAAGCAGAGCTGCACTCGAAACTCTTTCTGTTATAGCGTATAACCAACCTGTCACCCGATCAGAAATAGAAGAGATAAGGTCCGTACGTTGCGATAGAGTTGTTGATACTCTCCTTAAACATGGTTTAGTACGAGTTGCCGGTCGGAAAAAAAGCGTTGGCTCTCCACTACTTTTCAGGACAACAGATAGATTTCTGGAAATATTTGGACTTTCTAGCATAAATTCTCTTCCTTCTTTAGAAGAACTTAGTGAAAGGAATGAGCTGGCTAACTATAAAGATGCATTTGTGAACATTAA